The following are encoded together in the Thunnus maccoyii chromosome 18, fThuMac1.1, whole genome shotgun sequence genome:
- the rab11fip4a gene encoding rab11 family-interacting protein 4A isoform X1, with protein MEGHAFPDQEQLLLFLRRLKEVFDVCDEDADGFIRVEHLVDLGLQFGQGDEVKKLTRYLDPNAHGKINFKDFCHGVFAIKGCEEILKMAVGPRNLTSSQPAVTDNGYIYQNGEAKLGPPIIMCTRSYPECSVYGEGCGTDGECDMDSSTENTNSSDSLDPTQQDRHLIGSASASVISGEEQFEDYGEGEDVDFTPSSPCPEDDTRTNGFSDLGSSLPSSAGQTPQKMRQLYNSELLDIYCSQCCKKVNLLNDLEARLRNLKANSPNRKISSTAFGRQLFQANHSVFGSSQGSSTEDLFTDSIDSCDLDITEKVSYLEKKVTELESDSLANGDLKSKLKQENTQLVHRVHELEEQVKDAEARADQSLEEETKRHREAYSKMERDRNTEIDLLCSRVQQLEEENGEMKLNVCRLKSQTEKLDQEKQRMTDKLEDTSLRLNDEMDLYRKIMDKLWHNRHEFQKEKEAMQELIDDLRRELDYLQMFKLEMEHPGKGKGLSEYNVKTREIEMEHEVKRLKQENHKLRDQNDDLNAQILSLSLYEAKNLFACHTKAQCLAAEIDNASRDELVDALKEQEEINLRLRQYMDKIILAILDHNPSILEIKN; from the exons ATGGAAGGACATGCTTTCCCCGACCAAGAGCAGCTTTTGCTGTTTCTGAGGAGGCTCAAGGAGGTTTTCGACGTGTGTGACGAGGATGCTGACGGCTTCATCCGGGTGGAGCACTTGGTGGACCTCGGTCTTCAGTTCGGTCAAGGAGACGAG GTGAAGAAGTTAACCAGGTACCTGGATCCTAACGCTCATGGGAAGATCAACTTCAAAGACTTTTGCCACGGAGTGTTTGCTATCAAAG GTTGTGAGGAGATACTGAAGATGGCTGTGGGTCCTCGCAATCTTACCTCCAGCCAGCCAGCTGTTACTGACAATGGTTACATTTACCAG AACGGTGAGGCAAAGCTGGGCCCTCCCATTATCATGTGTACGCGGTCCTACCCAGAATGCAGTGTGTATGGTGAAGGCTGTGGTACTGATGGGGAGTGTGATATGGACAGCAGCACTGAAAACACCAACAGCTCTGACTCCCTGGACCCAACACAGCAAGACCG TCACCTGATTGGCTCAGCATCTGCGTCCGTCATCTCTGGAGAGGAGCAGTTTGAAGACTATGGTGAAGGGGAGGATGTGGATTTCACTCCCAGCAGCCCCTGCCCTGAAGATGACACCCGAACAAATGGCTTCTCAGACTTGGGATCCTCCCTTCCCTCCAG TGCGGGACAGACTCCTCAGAAGATGCGGCAGCTGTATAACAGTGAGCTGCTGGACATCTACTGTTCTCAGTGCTGCAAGAAAGTGAATCTACTCAATGACTTGGAGGCCCGCCTTCGAAACCTCAAGGCCAATAG CCCCAATAGAAAGATTTCCAGCACAGCATTTGGACG TCAGTTGTTCCAGGCCAACCACAGTGTGTTTGGGTCCAGCCAGGGTAGCAGCACAGAGGATCTGTTCACAGACAGCATCGACTCCTGCGACCTTGACATCACAGAGaag GTCAGTTATCTGGAGAAGAAGGTGACAGAGTTGGAAAGTGACAGCCTGGCCAACGGTGACCTCAAGTCTAAActcaaacaagaaaacacacaacttgTCCACAG GGTGCATGAGTTGGAGGAGCAAGTGAAGGACGCAGAGGCGAGGGCAGATCAGAGTCTGGAGGAAGAGACGAAGAGGCACCGGGAGGCTTACAGCAAGATGGAGagggacagaaacacagagataGACCTGCTGTGTAGCAG GGTACAGCAGTTAGAAGAAGAGAATGGAgagatgaaattaaatgtgtgcaGACTCAAGTCTCAGACAGAGAAACTGGACCAG GAGAAACAGAggatgactgacaagctggaGGACACTAGTTTGAGGCTGAATGATGAGATGGACCTGTACAGGAAGATAATGGACAAGCTGTGGCATAACCGCCATGAGtttcagaaagagaaagaggccATGCAGGAG CTGATTGATGATCTCCGCCGGGAGCTGGACTACCTGCAGATGTTTAAGCTGGAGATGGAGCATCCCGGGAAGGGCAAAGGTCTGTCTGAGTACAACGTTAAGACCAGGGAGATCGAAATGGAACATGAAGTCAAGAGACTGAAacag GAGAACCATAAGCTGCGGGATCAGAACGACGACCTGAACGCTCAGATTCTCAGTCTGAGTTTGTACGAAGCCAAGAACCTGTTTGCCTGCCACACCAAGGCCCAGTGCCTGGCAGCCGAGATTGACAACGCCTCCAGGGATGAG ctGGTAGACGCTTTGAAGGAGCAGGAAGAGATCAACCTGCGTCTGAGGCAGTACATGGACAAAATCATTCTGGCCATTCTCGACCATAACCCCTCCATCCTGGAGATCAAGAATTAA
- the rab11fip4a gene encoding rab11 family-interacting protein 4A isoform X2 yields the protein MCTRSYPECSVYGEGCGTDGECDMDSSTENTNSSDSLDPTQQDRHLIGSASASVISGEEQFEDYGEGEDVDFTPSSPCPEDDTRTNGFSDLGSSLPSSAGQTPQKMRQLYNSELLDIYCSQCCKKVNLLNDLEARLRNLKANSPNRKISSTAFGRQLFQANHSVFGSSQGSSTEDLFTDSIDSCDLDITEKVSYLEKKVTELESDSLANGDLKSKLKQENTQLVHRVHELEEQVKDAEARADQSLEEETKRHREAYSKMERDRNTEIDLLCSRVQQLEEENGEMKLNVCRLKSQTEKLDQEKQRMTDKLEDTSLRLNDEMDLYRKIMDKLWHNRHEFQKEKEAMQELIDDLRRELDYLQMFKLEMEHPGKGKGLSEYNVKTREIEMEHEVKRLKQENHKLRDQNDDLNAQILSLSLYEAKNLFACHTKAQCLAAEIDNASRDELVDALKEQEEINLRLRQYMDKIILAILDHNPSILEIKN from the exons ATGTGTACGCGGTCCTACCCAGAATGCAGTGTGTATGGTGAAGGCTGTGGTACTGATGGGGAGTGTGATATGGACAGCAGCACTGAAAACACCAACAGCTCTGACTCCCTGGACCCAACACAGCAAGACCG TCACCTGATTGGCTCAGCATCTGCGTCCGTCATCTCTGGAGAGGAGCAGTTTGAAGACTATGGTGAAGGGGAGGATGTGGATTTCACTCCCAGCAGCCCCTGCCCTGAAGATGACACCCGAACAAATGGCTTCTCAGACTTGGGATCCTCCCTTCCCTCCAG TGCGGGACAGACTCCTCAGAAGATGCGGCAGCTGTATAACAGTGAGCTGCTGGACATCTACTGTTCTCAGTGCTGCAAGAAAGTGAATCTACTCAATGACTTGGAGGCCCGCCTTCGAAACCTCAAGGCCAATAG CCCCAATAGAAAGATTTCCAGCACAGCATTTGGACG TCAGTTGTTCCAGGCCAACCACAGTGTGTTTGGGTCCAGCCAGGGTAGCAGCACAGAGGATCTGTTCACAGACAGCATCGACTCCTGCGACCTTGACATCACAGAGaag GTCAGTTATCTGGAGAAGAAGGTGACAGAGTTGGAAAGTGACAGCCTGGCCAACGGTGACCTCAAGTCTAAActcaaacaagaaaacacacaacttgTCCACAG GGTGCATGAGTTGGAGGAGCAAGTGAAGGACGCAGAGGCGAGGGCAGATCAGAGTCTGGAGGAAGAGACGAAGAGGCACCGGGAGGCTTACAGCAAGATGGAGagggacagaaacacagagataGACCTGCTGTGTAGCAG GGTACAGCAGTTAGAAGAAGAGAATGGAgagatgaaattaaatgtgtgcaGACTCAAGTCTCAGACAGAGAAACTGGACCAG GAGAAACAGAggatgactgacaagctggaGGACACTAGTTTGAGGCTGAATGATGAGATGGACCTGTACAGGAAGATAATGGACAAGCTGTGGCATAACCGCCATGAGtttcagaaagagaaagaggccATGCAGGAG CTGATTGATGATCTCCGCCGGGAGCTGGACTACCTGCAGATGTTTAAGCTGGAGATGGAGCATCCCGGGAAGGGCAAAGGTCTGTCTGAGTACAACGTTAAGACCAGGGAGATCGAAATGGAACATGAAGTCAAGAGACTGAAacag GAGAACCATAAGCTGCGGGATCAGAACGACGACCTGAACGCTCAGATTCTCAGTCTGAGTTTGTACGAAGCCAAGAACCTGTTTGCCTGCCACACCAAGGCCCAGTGCCTGGCAGCCGAGATTGACAACGCCTCCAGGGATGAG ctGGTAGACGCTTTGAAGGAGCAGGAAGAGATCAACCTGCGTCTGAGGCAGTACATGGACAAAATCATTCTGGCCATTCTCGACCATAACCCCTCCATCCTGGAGATCAAGAATTAA